In Lemur catta isolate mLemCat1 chromosome 1, mLemCat1.pri, whole genome shotgun sequence, one DNA window encodes the following:
- the LOC123631407 gene encoding LOW QUALITY PROTEIN: putative serpin A13 (The sequence of the model RefSeq protein was modified relative to this genomic sequence to represent the inferred CDS: inserted 2 bases in 2 codons), with the protein MVRGGARKVGKGQALQGLLRCGEECRTSRKCDRAMGGLQQGVNESDLPSTRTGTLKEAGPWWWLLVSALMAEAHCLALVDQEDSDXHSNPQDSTRRPALQCHRISVNNIDFAFGLYRQLALDTREENVLFSRASISLAMAMLSLGAQWPAGPKPWTLGFNLTSVLEAEIQEGFQDLLLRLPVQGPWLLLTTGQRRLRGLXPRGIQSLVDAPKHINGYIENQTQGKFGAWVEDLSNESTAVLVDHMFLRAKRPGRTDPAVAQKLLLPPASSPLPVLAQTLTSPTPGTESLALPCDGFAGRDGKHAFSGEDCKPTGIISPRTCWTTQREQNRRN; encoded by the exons atggTCAGAGGCGGGGCCAGAAAGGTTGGCAAGGGCCAGGCCCTGCAGGGGCTCCTAAGGTGTGGTGAGGAGTGTAGGACTTCCCGCAAATGTGACAGGGCCATGGGAGGCCTCCAGCAGGGAGTGAATGAGTCTGACTTACCTTCTACAAGG ACAGGGACCCTAAAGGAAGCAGGCCCTTGGTGGTGGCTACTGGTCAGTGCACTCATGGCTGAGGCTCATTGTCTAGCCCTGGTTGACCAAGAAGATTCTG CTCACTCCAACCCCCAGGACAGCACTCGCAGGCCTGCCCTGCAGTGCCACAGAATTTCTGTGAACAACATAGACTTTGCCTTCGGTCTCTACAGACAGCTGGCTTTGGACACCCGGGAAGAGAACGTTCTCTTCTCCCGGGCGAGCATCTCCTTGGCCATGGCCATGCTTTCCCTGGGGGCCCAGTGGCCAGCAGGACCCAAACCCTGGACCCTGGGGTTCAACCTCACCTCAGTGCTCGAGGCAGAGATCCAGGAGGGCTTCCAGGACCTTCTGCTCAGGCTCCCCGTGCAGGGCCCCTGGctcctcctgaccactggccagCGCAGACTCAGAGGCC TGCCCAGGGGCATCCAGAGCCTGGTGGATGCCCCCAAACACATCAATGGATACATAGAGAACCAAACGCAAGGGAAGTTTGGGGCCTGGGTGGAGGACCTCAGCAATGAATCCACAGCAGTTCTGGTGGACCACATGTTCCTCAGAGCTAAGAGG CCAGGTCGTACTGACCCCGCAGTGGCTCagaagctgctgctgccaccagcgTCCAGCCCACTCCCAGTTCTCGCCCAGACCTtgacctcccccaccccaggcactgAGTCGTTGGCCCTTCCTTGTGATGGCTTTGCGGGCAGAGATGGGAAGCACGCTTTTTCTGGGGAAGACTGTAAACCCACTGGGATAATCTCCCCTCGGACATGCTGGACGACTCAGAGGGAACAGAACAGGAGAAACTAA
- the LOC123644933 gene encoding alpha-1-antichymotrypsin-like: protein MVPLLALGLLVAGICPAVLGHPGGTLGQESVTLEDQGNGMHVDNHRLASSNTDFAFSLYKQLALKNPKKNVIFSPLSLSVALAFLSLGARGTTLTELLKGLKFNVTETSEVEIHQSFQHLLRTLSQPSNQLQLSTGNAMFIKEQLHLLEKFTEDAKGLYASEAFKTNFQDSAAAEKFINDYVENKTQGKIVDLVKELKAGTMMVLVNYIFFKAKWKTPFDPHDTFKSRFYLSKKKWVMVPMMSMEDLDMPYFRDEELSCAVAELMYTGNSSALLILPDTDKMEEVEAKLFPETLRRWRDSLQIRRIDSLYLPKFSISGDYNLKNILPRLGIRKVFTRKADLSGITGAKNLLLSEVVHKAVLDVAEEGTEAAAATGIKMVPMSGRMDPLFILNFNRPFLLLIYRKDVKNILFMGKITEFK from the exons ATGGTACCCCTCCTGGCTCTGGGGCTCTTGGTGGCTGGGATCTGCCCTGCTGTCCTCGGCCACCCGGGCGGCACACTTGGCCAGGAGAGTGTGACCCTGGAAGACCAAGGCAATGGGATGCATGTGGACAATCACAGATTAGCCTCCAGCAACACAGACTTTGCCTTCAGCCTCTACAAGCAGTTGGCTTTGAAGAACCCTAAAAAGAATGTCATCTTCTCCCCACTGAGCCTCTCTGTAGCCTTGGCCTTCCTGTCCCTGGGGGCCCGCGGCACCACCCTGACGGAGCTTCTCAAAGGCCTCAAGTTCAACGTCACGGAGACCTCAGAGGTGGAAATTCACCAGAGTTTCCAGCACCTCCTGCGCACCCTCAGCCAACCCAGCAACCAGCTGCAGCTGAGCACGGGCAACGCCATGTTCATCAAAGAGCAGCTACATCTGCTGGAGAAGTTCACAGAGGACGCCAAGGGGCTGTACGCCTCCGAGGCCTTCAAAACCAACTTCCAGGACTCTGCCGCTGCCGAGAAGTTCATCAATGACTACGTAGAGAATAAAACCCAGGGGAAAATTGTAGATCTGGTCAAGGAGCTTAAAGCAGGGACAATGATGGTCCTGGTGaattatatcttctttaaag CCAAGTGGAAGACGCCCTTTGACCCCCACGATACTTTCAAGTCAAGATTCTACTTGAGCAAGAAGAAGTGGGTGATGGTGCCCATGATGAGCATGGAGGACCTGGACATGCCCTACTTCCGGGACGAGGAGCTGTCCTGCGCGGTCGCGGAACTGATGTACACAGGCAACTCCAGCGCGCTCCTCATCCTCCCTGACACGGACAAGATGGAGGAAGTGGAAGCCAAGTTGTTCCCGGAGACCCTGAGACGGTGGAGAGACTCGCTGCAGATCAG ACGTATAGATAGCCTCTACCTGCCGAAGTTTTCCATCTCGGGTGACTATAATCTGAAAAACATACTTCCCCGGCTGGGCATTAGGAAAGTCTTCACCAGGAAGGCCGACCTGTCAGGGATCACAGGGGCCAAGAACCTCCTGCTCTCCGAG GTGGTCCACAAGGCTGTACTGGACGTAGCTGAGGAGGGCACagaagcagctgctgccacaGGAATCAAAATGGTCCCCATGTCTGGAAGAATGGACCCGTTGTTCATTCTGAATTTCAACCGCCCCTTTCTGTTGCTCATCTACAGGAAGGACGTGAAAAACATCCTCTTTATGGGCAAAATCACAGAGTTCAAGTAA